The stretch of DNA TGTCAGAATCAAGAGTACAGCAACTACAGGAAAGCTGGGAAATGGATGAGCGTTGGAAGGGGATTGAAAGACCTTATTCTGCCGAGGAGGTCATTCAATTAAGAGGCTCCATCGACATTGAATATACACTTGCTCGCAGAGGGGCAGAAAAGCTATGGAAGCTTGTGAATGAAGAGGACTTTGTTCATGCATTAGGTGCATTAACAGGGAATCAGGCAGTCCAGCAAGTAAAAGCAGGTTTGAAAGCGATCTATTTAAGCGGATGGCAAGTAGCGGCAGATGCCAATTTATCAGGGCATATGTACCCGGACCAAAGCTTATATCCAGCAAATAGCGTCCCAAGTGTAGTAAAAAGGATTAACCAAGCTTTACAGCGTGCAGACCAAATTCATCATATGGAAGGCGACTCATCTATTGATTGGTTTGCGCCGATCGTAGCTGATGCAGAAGCAGGTTTCGGTGGACAGCTGAATGTGTTTGAATTAATGAAAGGTATGATAGAGGCAGGAGCAGCAGGGGTTCATTTCGAGGATCAGCTATCATCTGAGAAAAAATGTGGACATCTTGGAGGAAAAGTTTTACTTCCAACGCAAACAGCAGTTAAGAATTTAATTGCGGCTAGATTAGCAGCAGATGTGATGGGAGTACCAACTCTAGTTGTGGCCCGTACAGATGCAAATGCGGCAGATTTAATTACGAGTGATGTTGATCCATATGATGCACCTTTCATTACTGGCGATCGAACACCAGAAGGATTTTTCAGGGTAAAAGCAGGACTTGATCAAGCGATTGCAAGAGGCTTGGCATATGCTCCATATGCAGACCTTGTTTGGTGTGAGACAGCAGAGCCTAATCTTGAGGAAGCAAGACAGTTTGCTGAAGCGATTCATGAAAAGTTCCCTAGTAAGCTATTAGCCTATAACTGCTCTCCATCATTTAACTGGAAGAGCAAGCTGGATGATGAAACAATTGCGAAGTTCCAAATTGAGCTCGGTAAAATGGGCTACAAATTCCAATTCGTTACACTAGCTGGTTTCCATGCCCTTAATCATAGCATGTTCGAATTAGCTAAAGGCTACAAGGATCGTGGCATGGCTGCCTACTCGGAATTACAGCAAGCTGAATTTGCAAGCGAAGAGCATGGTTATACTGCAACTAGACACCAAAGGGAGGTGGGTACAGGCTATTTCGATCAAGTTTCTATGACGATTTCAGGCGGAACATCTTCAACGACTGCCTTAAAAGGTTCAACGGAGGAAGCACAATTTACTGTAGCAAAACAGTAAGCATAATTAAGTTATTTGCTTTATTGTATTCAACCATTCTATCGTGATGTTTAACTATTTTTTTCTCCCATTTGCTCCTCTCTTCGAAAGAAGGGAGGTTTTTTTCTTTTTAAGAGCCTTTATGTTAAGGTTGAATTATAAATGGCTAAAGAATAATAGAGATACGTAATTTGTTACATCATAACAAAGCACCACATGATCAAATTATTCATACATATTAGTAGCCTTTCTTTTTAAATATATCGTTCATGCATTGTGAATTCGGACCTTTTAAAAAAAAAGATTTGAGTAGGAGGTTTTTCTTTGTCTAATAACATCGATGATTATATCCTTCAAGGAATACACGGTGAGAAACAAACGAAGCCTGATGAACGGAGAATATTCCTAGGTACCCTTAGAGAGAGAATTGTCATTGCTCTCAAACAGTCGCAAATTAGGGAGGATGGCATCTATCCACAAGTTGAAGAGGCCCTTAATAAAAATCAGAAGGCTCACCTTTATTTAAATGGGAATATGAGTTATTCGGAGCTATCGAAATATACGAAATTAGCGTCTAAGTACAACGTGGAATTTACAATGGTCACAAATAATAACTATAATTCAGAGATCGGCTTAGCCCTTGCTTATGACTATGCAATAGATAAAGAAGAAATTTATGTAACAAAGGAAGACCCGAAAAAAGAGCCAGCAAAAAATAAGAAGAAAAAAGGATTTTTTTCGCTTTTTTCAAAGCGTTGAAAAGGGAGTCGATTGGCTCCTTTTTTTAGATTAAGCGGTTTTGGGAGAATCAATGAACCCGTTTTTCTTATTAAAGATAAAAACCAGTAACAATGAGTCGATCAATGAACCCGTTTTTCTTATTAAAGTAAGAAACCGGTACCAATGAGTCAATCAATGCTCCTGTTTTTCTACTAACTTAGTTAGTAAACATACCCATACAACAAATAACTGCGAATTGCCTAAACTCGTGGTAAAATGGCAGGAGTACTGGTTTTATACTTATACAACATATTGCTTTAACGTGTGAAAGTTTGATATTATCAATATTATTGTGTCAATGAAACGAACACTTTTGGAGGTGTCACGAAATGTCTAGAATTTCTACCGATCAGGTAAAGCATGTTGCGAACTTGGCAAGATTGGCTATAACAGAAGAAGAGGCTGAAATGTTTAAGAAACAGCTTGATGCGATGATTTCATTCGCTGAGGAGTTAAATGAAATAAATACCGATCATGTGGAGCCAACTTCCCATGTCTTAGATATGAAGAATGTTATGAGAGAAGACAAGCCTCAAGAAGGATTGCCACAGTCTGAGGTTCTGAAAAATGCACCAGAGCATCAGGACGGACAAGTGAAAGTACCGTCCATTATGGAGTAAGGGGGGAAATACATTGAGTTTATTTGATCATAAAGTATCCGATTTACATGAGCTTTTACATAAAAAAGAAATAAAAGTAACGGATCTAGTGGATGAGTCCTATAAGCGTATTGGCGAAGTGGATGAAAAGGTACAAGCCTTTTTAACATTAGATGAAGAAAAAGCTCGTGAAACAGCGGGCAAAATGGATGAAAAACTAGGAACAGATGAATCAAAAGGGCTTCTCTTTGGAATGCCGATTGGTGTTAAGGATAATATCGTGACGAAAGGCTTGCGTACAACGTGTGCAAGTAAGATATTAGAGAACTTCGATCCGATTTATGATGCGACAGTCGTTCAAAAATTACATCAGGCAGAAACGATTACAATTGGAAAATTAAATATGGATGAATTTGCAATGGGTTCATCTAATGAAAATTCAGCAT from Cytobacillus dafuensis encodes:
- the aceA gene encoding isocitrate lyase, with product MSESRVQQLQESWEMDERWKGIERPYSAEEVIQLRGSIDIEYTLARRGAEKLWKLVNEEDFVHALGALTGNQAVQQVKAGLKAIYLSGWQVAADANLSGHMYPDQSLYPANSVPSVVKRINQALQRADQIHHMEGDSSIDWFAPIVADAEAGFGGQLNVFELMKGMIEAGAAGVHFEDQLSSEKKCGHLGGKVLLPTQTAVKNLIAARLAADVMGVPTLVVARTDANAADLITSDVDPYDAPFITGDRTPEGFFRVKAGLDQAIARGLAYAPYADLVWCETAEPNLEEARQFAEAIHEKFPSKLLAYNCSPSFNWKSKLDDETIAKFQIELGKMGYKFQFVTLAGFHALNHSMFELAKGYKDRGMAAYSELQQAEFASEEHGYTATRHQREVGTGYFDQVSMTISGGTSSTTALKGSTEEAQFTVAKQ
- the gatC gene encoding Asp-tRNA(Asn)/Glu-tRNA(Gln) amidotransferase subunit GatC, which codes for MSRISTDQVKHVANLARLAITEEEAEMFKKQLDAMISFAEELNEINTDHVEPTSHVLDMKNVMREDKPQEGLPQSEVLKNAPEHQDGQVKVPSIME
- a CDS encoding YueI family protein; the encoded protein is MSNNIDDYILQGIHGEKQTKPDERRIFLGTLRERIVIALKQSQIREDGIYPQVEEALNKNQKAHLYLNGNMSYSELSKYTKLASKYNVEFTMVTNNNYNSEIGLALAYDYAIDKEEIYVTKEDPKKEPAKNKKKKGFFSLFSKR